One window of the bacterium genome contains the following:
- a CDS encoding N-acetyltransferase codes for MPEIILGKDAKIDDGVKLGYLTGRKIKDHTLRIGNDACIRFGTVIYGGTTIGNRLATGHNVTIREENDIGDGFNVWNCTTIDYGCKIGNNVKIHCNCYIAQFTVVEDNAFMAPGVTIANDIHPGCEFSGQCMHGPHIEEGVEIGVNVTILPFVRIGAHSVIGSGAVVTKDIPAGSVVVGNPGRVICTIHDLKCQSGLTDEPYKDILLNGSMEPPQDQR; via the coding sequence ATGCCTGAGATCATATTAGGCAAGGATGCAAAGATAGATGATGGTGTAAAGCTCGGCTATTTGACAGGTCGCAAGATCAAGGATCATACACTGCGCATAGGTAACGATGCGTGTATACGTTTCGGTACTGTCATTTACGGTGGGACCACAATAGGAAACCGTCTTGCCACAGGCCACAATGTCACGATACGTGAAGAAAACGATATCGGTGACGGTTTCAATGTCTGGAACTGCACCACTATAGACTACGGATGCAAGATCGGAAATAACGTAAAAATTCACTGTAACTGCTATATCGCGCAGTTTACTGTGGTTGAGGACAATGCCTTTATGGCTCCAGGAGTCACGATAGCCAATGATATTCATCCCGGCTGTGAGTTTTCGGGTCAGTGCATGCATGGTCCACACATCGAAGAAGGAGTTGAGATCGGCGTTAACGTGACGATCCTTCCATTTGTGCGCATAGGTGCGCATTCGGTTATCGGTTCGGGTGCAGTTGTCACAAAAGATATTCCTGCAGGATCGGTGGTTGTGGGTAATCCCGGTCGAGTGATCTGCACAATTCATGACTTAAAATGTCAGTCCGGGTTGACAGATGAGCCTTATAAAGATATACTTCTAAATGGCTCCATGGAACCCCCACAGGATCAGAGGTGA
- a CDS encoding DegT/DnrJ/EryC1/StrS family aminotransferase: MVPLIDLKIQHKSIASEIEAAIKKVCDNTAFILSDEMKQFESEFAAYCGAKHGIGVANGTEALFLALLALGIGSGDEVIVPSNTFIATAAAVSHTGAKPVFVDCDPETYCIDCAKICSAITDKTKAIMPVHLYGHPADMDAIMSIARGSGLKVIEDCAQAHGTHYKSKQVGSIGDAAGFSFYPSKTLGAYGDAGMVMTNSDEVADKLRLLRDNGRTTWYEHAIIGYNSRLDGMQAAILRVKLKYLDKWVEARRAHAKAYNELLSDVNGLVLPIEKPYAQHSYYVYVVRAADRDSFMAKLKENGIGCGIHYPLPLHLQPAFSFLGGKQGDNPVAEDYAGHIVSIPMFPELTSEQVAEAAKVIKEAAK; this comes from the coding sequence ATGGTTCCCCTTATTGATTTAAAGATTCAGCACAAATCCATCGCATCAGAGATTGAAGCCGCCATAAAGAAGGTCTGTGACAACACCGCATTTATTCTCAGTGATGAGATGAAGCAGTTCGAGTCCGAATTTGCTGCTTACTGCGGGGCAAAGCACGGCATTGGTGTTGCGAATGGAACTGAGGCGTTGTTTCTGGCATTATTGGCTCTCGGAATCGGCTCCGGCGATGAAGTTATTGTTCCCTCGAACACATTTATTGCAACGGCTGCGGCAGTTTCTCATACGGGTGCGAAGCCTGTTTTTGTCGATTGTGATCCTGAGACCTATTGCATCGACTGTGCCAAGATTTGTTCGGCCATAACCGACAAGACTAAGGCAATTATGCCGGTTCACCTGTATGGGCATCCGGCAGACATGGACGCGATTATGAGTATTGCTCGCGGCAGTGGTCTCAAGGTGATCGAGGATTGTGCTCAGGCGCATGGCACGCATTACAAAAGTAAGCAGGTGGGTTCCATTGGTGATGCAGCCGGGTTCAGTTTTTACCCGAGCAAGACGCTGGGCGCATATGGCGATGCCGGTATGGTTATGACCAACTCTGATGAGGTTGCAGATAAGTTGCGACTTCTCAGAGACAATGGACGAACGACATGGTACGAGCATGCAATTATCGGGTATAACTCGAGACTGGATGGCATGCAGGCAGCCATATTGAGGGTGAAGCTGAAGTATCTGGACAAGTGGGTCGAGGCAAGGCGGGCGCATGCGAAGGCGTATAATGAGCTGCTTTCGGATGTTAATGGATTGGTATTGCCGATCGAGAAGCCGTATGCTCAGCACTCGTATTATGTATACGTGGTGCGCGCGGCGGATCGAGACTCATTTATGGCAAAGCTCAAGGAAAATGGCATAGGTTGTGGGATTCATTACCCGCTGCCTTTGCATCTGCAGCCAGCGTTTAGTTTCCTCGGCGGCAAACAGGGTGACAACCCAGTAGCTGAGGATTATGCAGGGCATATAGTTTCGATACCGATGTTCCCGGAGCTTACGTCTGAGCAGGTAGCTGAGGCCGCCAAAGTAATCAAAGAAGCCGCCAAATAA
- a CDS encoding sugar transferase codes for MATVEGTAANENGTRVYSVRKIRQYKSKRILDLIAASLGLVLSAPLAAVVSLLIKISSPGPILFKQVRIGKGGEKFIFYKFRSMRVDCDDSSHRKYMKLFIEGNEEELKSFNQRGKKIYKMTCDDRVTAVGRFLRRTSLDELPQLLNVLKGDMSMVGPRPHIPYEVDLYQDWHRRRLQGLPGITGWWQIHGRSRVTFDESVKMDIWYLEHQSVILDIRIMLRTITKAIVGRGAC; via the coding sequence ATGGCAACGGTGGAAGGCACCGCTGCGAATGAAAACGGCACGCGGGTATACAGCGTGAGGAAAATTAGGCAGTATAAATCCAAGCGCATATTGGACCTGATTGCAGCGTCTTTGGGTCTTGTATTGTCTGCACCTCTGGCAGCCGTTGTTTCTTTACTTATTAAAATTTCGAGCCCAGGTCCAATTCTGTTCAAGCAGGTCAGAATAGGCAAAGGCGGCGAGAAGTTTATATTCTATAAGTTTCGCAGTATGCGCGTTGACTGCGATGATTCTTCGCATCGAAAGTATATGAAGCTCTTCATTGAAGGAAATGAGGAAGAGCTCAAGAGTTTCAATCAGCGCGGCAAAAAGATATATAAGATGACGTGTGATGACAGGGTTACCGCGGTAGGCAGGTTCCTCAGGCGCACAAGCCTTGATGAACTGCCGCAGTTATTAAACGTGCTCAAGGGCGATATGAGCATGGTCGGTCCGAGACCGCATATACCTTATGAGGTGGACTTGTATCAAGACTGGCACCGCCGCAGGCTGCAGGGGCTGCCTGGAATAACTGGCTGGTGGCAGATACATGGACGCAGCAGGGTTACATTCGACGAAAGCGTAAAGATGGATATTTGGTATCTTGAGCACCAATCGGTCATACTCGACATACGGATTATGCTGCGCACTATTACCAAAGCCATCGTCGGGCGTGGAGCCTGTTAA
- a CDS encoding Gfo/Idh/MocA family oxidoreductase, giving the protein MGIKVGVVGAGYWGPNIIRNFNQIPTCEMAICCDKDTKRLAHMSRLYPNLKTTTDFDDIINDPTIDAVAVCTHVSAHYLLAKKALEAGKHVLVEKPLTAKVSEAQELVDLAKKNGKVLMVDHTFEYTAGVNKMKEVIESGILGDVLYVNCARLNLGIFQRDINVVWDLAPHDLSVILYATGLKPKSVRTVGMKLLHPKVEDAAFVTLKCDNNASAVIHVSWVDPRKVRTVSVVGTKQMLVYDDLDPLAKIQIYDKGVENPPHYDTFGEFLCSYHYGDILMPRLQEAEPLSVMCKHFLECCETGKKPRSSGESGLNMVKILAASDESIAKGGMEISI; this is encoded by the coding sequence ATGGGCATAAAAGTAGGTGTTGTCGGGGCTGGCTACTGGGGTCCCAACATTATCAGAAACTTCAATCAGATTCCCACTTGTGAGATGGCAATATGCTGTGACAAGGATACAAAGCGTCTTGCGCATATGAGTCGGCTTTATCCGAATCTGAAGACGACTACAGACTTCGATGACATCATAAACGATCCGACAATAGATGCCGTTGCTGTATGCACTCATGTGTCGGCTCATTACTTGCTGGCAAAGAAAGCGTTGGAGGCGGGCAAGCATGTCCTGGTCGAAAAACCTCTCACAGCCAAAGTCAGCGAGGCTCAGGAACTGGTCGATCTGGCAAAGAAAAACGGCAAAGTCCTTATGGTTGACCACACGTTCGAGTATACCGCCGGCGTCAACAAGATGAAGGAAGTCATCGAGAGCGGAATACTTGGCGATGTGCTTTATGTTAATTGTGCCAGGCTTAACCTCGGCATATTCCAGCGGGATATAAATGTCGTGTGGGACCTTGCGCCGCATGATCTTTCTGTGATCCTCTATGCCACCGGTCTCAAGCCTAAGAGTGTAAGGACAGTCGGAATGAAGCTCCTGCATCCAAAGGTGGAGGATGCGGCTTTCGTGACGCTGAAGTGCGACAACAACGCAAGTGCGGTTATCCATGTGAGTTGGGTCGACCCGCGAAAGGTGCGGACTGTAAGTGTGGTCGGCACAAAACAGATGCTGGTATATGACGATCTGGACCCACTCGCCAAGATTCAGATATATGACAAGGGCGTCGAAAATCCGCCGCACTACGACACTTTCGGCGAGTTCCTGTGTTCATATCACTATGGTGACATACTTATGCCTCGCCTGCAGGAGGCGGAGCCGCTGTCTGTTATGTGCAAGCATTTTCTGGAGTGCTGCGAGACCGGCAAAAAGCCGCGCAGTTCCGGCGAGAGCGGCTTGAACATGGTAAAAATCCTTGCGGCATCGGATGAGTCCATCGCAAAAGGCGGCATGGAGATATCCATCTGA
- a CDS encoding GNAT family N-acetyltransferase: MIEIIVAPEESKEKLWEMYQEYAHELSEYDHEKRRGGAYHYPCFDYFWQDEHCVPFIILYDHEPIGFCFMRDITLSYRIDEFYIRPLHRRRKFGHMAVEKVKEHARSLGRHKTIIANVYVNNEPALAFWSSVGFKDTGRRERVKELRLVEMEADL, from the coding sequence ATGATCGAGATCATAGTAGCACCCGAGGAGAGCAAGGAAAAACTCTGGGAAATGTATCAGGAATATGCTCACGAGCTGTCCGAATACGACCACGAGAAACGCCGCGGTGGAGCATATCATTACCCCTGCTTCGACTACTTCTGGCAAGACGAACACTGTGTGCCGTTTATAATCCTCTATGACCACGAGCCTATAGGTTTTTGCTTTATGCGCGATATCACGCTGAGCTATCGCATCGATGAATTTTATATCCGCCCACTGCATCGCAGACGTAAATTCGGGCATATGGCCGTGGAAAAGGTAAAAGAGCATGCTCGATCACTCGGCAGACACAAGACTATCATCGCCAATGTCTACGTTAATAACGAACCGGCGCTTGCGTTCTGGAGCTCAGTCGGGTTTAAGGATACGGGCAGACGGGAGAGGGTAAAAGAACTGAGACTGGTAGAGATGGAAGCCGACCTATAG
- a CDS encoding beta galactosidase jelly roll domain-containing protein, whose protein sequence is MIRKCLCIITILLPIGACCAQSIPRPEYPVPQMKRADWVNLNGTWEFTETDDNDAVFLDGRPYPDKIIVPFCRESKLSGLERKGFIKNVWYRRTFELPSGWKSPRTLLHVGASDYKTSVWVNGQTVGEHIGGSASFAYDITRFLNKGKNTVVIHVFDDTRSGLQPLGKQSTSLNSYGCLYTRTTGIWQSVWLEGVGSTYIKDFKVEPDPDNSRALIQAEIDGPSKGLKLKVDAYAGNKLVSSAVTAADWRDSYLVLNLAQKRLWSIEDPFLYELKFTLLRGKDVVDKLGSYFGLRKVSIQGAAILINDKPVFQRTVLDQGFYPDGIWTAPTDQALRDDIEMSQAAGFNGARLHQKVFDPRYHYWADKLGYITWGEFPNWGLDYSKPEINLNVVDEWVQILRRDRNHPSIIGWCPFNESSDAAVALQNSVVNITRAIDPSRPIIDSSGWSHSLADPEVLDMHDYDQKPTTFRGRWVDAFAGEAGGLPERYGTSQLRARMPFFVSEYGGIGWELAGGGWGYGKTPKDLDEFYTRYKGLTDALLDSTHFGFCYTQLTDVEQEHNGIYTYDRKPKFDIAKIKRINTRKAYYEKNPPINISRKLVDDDWNVLVGAFQDADKAKVWRYTFDKPTDDWMSPGFDDNSWPLGRGAFGKRQGWDMYIGTPWTTKDIWLRQDFSVDKTDIKYAMLAVHYDDDTQVYLNGECIWNGSGWSDGYIGIDVTQTVKKALKPGKNNIAVHCWQDWGGQYIDLALLVKDRK, encoded by the coding sequence TTGATAAGAAAGTGTTTGTGCATTATTACCATACTTCTGCCGATTGGTGCGTGCTGCGCCCAGTCGATCCCTCGGCCCGAGTATCCCGTTCCACAGATGAAAAGGGCTGACTGGGTAAACCTCAATGGTACATGGGAGTTTACAGAGACAGATGACAACGATGCTGTCTTTCTTGACGGTCGCCCATATCCCGACAAGATCATTGTACCGTTCTGCCGGGAGAGTAAGCTGTCGGGGCTTGAACGCAAAGGCTTTATCAAAAACGTGTGGTATCGCAGAACATTCGAGCTGCCTTCGGGATGGAAGTCACCGCGCACACTGCTTCATGTTGGCGCCAGCGACTACAAGACCAGTGTCTGGGTAAACGGTCAGACTGTGGGTGAACACATAGGCGGAAGCGCTTCGTTTGCATATGACATAACTCGTTTTCTTAACAAGGGCAAGAATACCGTAGTAATTCATGTCTTCGACGACACCCGCAGCGGACTTCAGCCTCTGGGTAAACAGTCAACTTCACTCAACAGCTACGGATGTCTCTATACCAGAACAACCGGCATTTGGCAGAGCGTATGGCTCGAAGGCGTCGGCTCAACTTACATCAAGGATTTCAAAGTGGAACCGGACCCGGACAACTCAAGAGCGCTGATACAGGCCGAGATAGATGGTCCCAGTAAAGGCTTGAAGCTAAAAGTCGATGCGTATGCGGGCAATAAACTTGTTTCCAGTGCCGTCACAGCCGCTGATTGGCGAGATAGCTACCTTGTGCTTAACCTTGCCCAGAAGCGCCTTTGGTCGATTGAAGACCCGTTCCTGTATGAGCTGAAATTCACTCTCCTTCGCGGCAAAGATGTGGTCGACAAACTGGGCTCGTATTTCGGCCTGCGAAAGGTTTCGATACAGGGTGCAGCCATTCTCATCAACGACAAGCCTGTGTTTCAGCGAACAGTCCTGGATCAGGGTTTTTATCCTGACGGTATCTGGACTGCACCCACTGACCAGGCTCTGCGAGATGATATCGAGATGTCTCAGGCGGCGGGCTTCAACGGCGCGAGGCTCCATCAGAAAGTCTTCGATCCCAGATATCATTACTGGGCAGACAAGCTGGGCTACATCACATGGGGCGAGTTTCCAAACTGGGGACTGGATTACTCAAAGCCGGAAATCAATTTGAATGTGGTGGACGAATGGGTGCAGATTCTCCGACGTGACCGCAATCATCCTTCGATAATCGGCTGGTGTCCGTTCAATGAGAGCAGCGATGCGGCTGTGGCTCTTCAAAACAGCGTGGTCAATATAACCCGAGCGATCGACCCATCGCGCCCGATTATAGATTCCAGCGGCTGGTCACATAGCTTGGCTGACCCTGAGGTTCTTGATATGCATGATTACGATCAAAAACCGACAACATTCAGAGGACGCTGGGTCGATGCCTTTGCTGGCGAGGCCGGCGGCTTGCCGGAGCGCTATGGAACTTCACAACTAAGAGCCAGAATGCCGTTTTTTGTGAGCGAATACGGGGGCATCGGCTGGGAACTAGCCGGTGGCGGCTGGGGCTATGGCAAGACTCCCAAGGACTTGGATGAGTTTTATACCCGCTACAAAGGTCTGACGGATGCGCTGCTGGACAGCACGCACTTTGGGTTCTGCTACACGCAGCTCACTGATGTCGAGCAGGAACATAACGGCATATATACATACGACCGCAAGCCCAAGTTCGACATTGCCAAGATAAAGCGAATAAACACTCGCAAGGCCTACTATGAAAAGAACCCACCGATAAATATTTCCAGAAAGCTGGTTGATGATGACTGGAATGTGCTTGTGGGAGCATTTCAAGACGCCGATAAGGCCAAGGTATGGCGCTATACATTCGATAAACCCACCGATGACTGGATGAGTCCGGGCTTTGACGATAACTCCTGGCCGCTCGGCAGAGGAGCATTTGGCAAGAGACAGGGATGGGACATGTATATAGGCACACCCTGGACAACCAAGGACATCTGGCTTCGGCAGGACTTCAGTGTCGACAAAACCGATATCAAGTATGCCATGCTTGCAGTCCATTATGATGATGATACTCAAGTCTATCTCAACGGAGAGTGCATTTGGAATGGCAGTGGTTGGAGTGACGGCTACATTGGGATAGATGTCACCCAAACCGTCAAGAAAGCACTTAAGCCCGGCAAAAACAATATAGCCGTCCACTGCTGGCAGGACTGGGGCGGACAGTATATCGACCTTGCGCTGCTGGTTAAAGACAGGAAATAG